GTCGCTGCACAAACTGATCAAGGCGTACCGTGGCCTGCGCATCGATGACTTCGAGCGTTTTCTGACGTTCTTTGTTGAAGCCGGCTACGATCTGGACGGCAAGGACGAGCGCGGCAATGACTTCGTTGCCCTGATTCAGGATCAGCGCAACGC
This genomic stretch from Pseudomonas wuhanensis harbors:
- a CDS encoding PA4642 family protein → MRKDKKQVIGDEIGDAQIKLFLDFEPVDATSPSLHKLIKAYRGLRIDDFERFLTFFVEAGYDLDGKDERGNDFVALIQDQRNAAEYIELINKARG